From Dehalococcoidia bacterium:
GTTGGAGACAAGAAGGCCGAAAAGCACCCCGCCCAGGAGCGCCACGCCCAGCACGAGAACCCTCACGCCGCTCTCCCTTCTGCCCTTCTTCCTGCCCTACTCGCCGATGATCTGCGCGATGACCTCGCGGCGCCTTGGTCGTATGTCGAAGTCCAGATGTACTATCTGTTGCCATGTGCCTAAGGTCAAGGCGCCCCGCACGAAAGGCACCGCCAGCGACGGCCCGACGAGCGCCGCGCGCACGTGGCTGTGACCGTTGTTGTCGCCCCACCGCTCGTTGTGGCGGTAGTAGCGGTTCTGGGGGACGATCTCGTCGAACACCTGGTTGAGGTCGGCGACAGCGCCCGGCTCGTACTCGATAGTCGTCAGCCCGCAGGTCGAGCCCGGGCAGAACAGCGTGACGACGCCGGAACTCACGCCCGATTCCGCGACCGCCCTGGCGACGGCGTCCGTGATGTCGCTGGCGTCGCCGTTGCCCCTGGTCTGCAGCGATATGCTCTTGCTAACAACCATCTTGCGCTCCTTCGGGGGTGATGCCTCATTATAGCGCCGCGGAGATGCTCCTTTCCGCGCCGCTGCTTGTGATGCCGCACGACGTCGACGGCGCCATCGACGCGGATTGCCCGCTTCGCGCTGTCTCCGAGGGGCGTCCTTCGCCTAGAATGGGCATGGCATGGTTGTTCCGCCCGACTCCGAAGTTTTCCTGCCCGAGAGCGACGCAGCCCGCGCGGAGAGCGATTGGGCGTGGATACGCCGTCCCATCGTGTCGCTCGGCTACCCGCAGTTCCGACTCTTCTGGTTCAGCAACCTGATTGTCGCTGTCGGCATCATGGTGCAGTTCACTGCCCAGGGTTGGCTCATCGTCCAGCTCACCGACTCGGCGCTGCTGCTGGGCGCCGTCGATGCCGTGTGGGCGGTGACCTTCGGCCTGGGCTCGATACCGATGGGCATGCTCGCCGACCGCTTCAACCGGCGCAACCTCCTCATCCTTGGCAACGTCGTCGCGCTGACTACGGCGGTCACGATCGGCGTGCTCGTGGCCTTCGACCTTGTCGCCATCTGGCACCTGCTGCTGGTGTCGGGTGTCGGCGGCGTGCTCTTCGCCGTGCGTTTCCCCACCGGCCAGGCGATGACGGCGCGCCTGGTGCCTCAGGAGCACCTGATGAACGCGATCTCGCTGAACTCGGTCAGCCACAGCCTGCCGAACGTCGCCGGGCCGGCCGCGGGCGGCGTGCTCATCGGCGCGCTGGGGATCGCCGCGGCGTACTTCGTCACGACCGGATCGTACGTAATCGCCCTGCTTATGATGCTCGCCGTCGCCGCAGCCTTCGGACGGGTGCCGCAGCGCGCGGCGTCGGGCGTCGTCCAGGAGTTGCGGGAGGGCTACGACTATCTTGTAGCCCACAAGGAGCTGCTGCGCATCACGGCGGCGATGCTCATCCCCTTCGTCCTCGGCCAGTCGTACGTGCTGCTGCTTCCGCTCTTCGTGCGGCAGGAGCTGGACGCCGGGCCGGAGACGTTCGGGGCGCTGAGCGCGAGCCTGGGCGCGGGCAGCGTGATCGGCGCGATGAGCGTCGCGACGTTCGGGAAGGAGCGGCAGATCGGCCTGCTGATGTTCGCCGGCGTGCTGGGCACCGGGCTGGCGGCAATAGTCTACGGCCTTTCGCAGTGGGCGGCGCTCACGGGAGCCGTCCTTTTCGTGGCCGGCGGCTCCGAAAGCGCCCTCTTCGCTGCCTACGAGACGTTCCTCTTGCTGCGCCTTCCCGACGAGATCAGGGGCCGCGTACTCGGCCTCATGTTCACGGTCGTCGCCGTCTTTCCGATAAGCGCGGTCTTTGCCGGCGCGATAGCCGACGTCGTCGGGCTGCGCGCGCTGGCGGTCATCGAGGGGATCGTCATCAGCGCCATGGGGTGGGCGGCGTGGCGCCTCGTGCTGAGCCGCACCGCGCCCGCTTATTGATGCGACGACCCTGAGATCTCGCGCTGTGCAATCGTTGAACGTTCAGGTGATGACGCGCCGCGTGGCGCGCGAGTAGGCCCAGAGCGCGCGCTCCGGGCTCGAGTACGACGGCACTCCGTGCCGCGCGAACGCCTTGTCGAACAGGATCTCGCCCCCGCCCACTGACGACTGCATGATCGGCTTCCCCGTCCGCCGCGAGATGTCGGAGATCGTCGCCGCGTACGGCTCCATCGTCCCTCCCATCGGCGCGCCGCCGATCACCAGCAGGGCGTCGACGTTCGGGTCCATCGCTGTCGCCTCCGTCGCCCGGTAGTAGATCTCGCTCGTGCCGACGATCACCATCCCCATATCGACAGGGTTGCGCACGCTTGTGCCCGCGGCCGGGATGATGGCCCGCAGCACCTCCTGCGTCCCCGCCGATAGTTGCGCCAGCGTCAGCCCGTTCTCCTCGCAGGCGTCCGACGCTGACACCGCCGGCCCGCCGGGGCCCGCCAGTATCGCGATGCGACGCCCGGAGTCCGGCGGCACGTAGCGGCAGGCGACGAGCACGTCCACCATCTCGTCCATGTCGCGCGCTTGGATCGCTCCCACCTGCCGCAGCAGCCCCGACCACACCTCCGCTTCGCCCGAAAGCGACCCCGTGTGCGAGTTCGCCGCCTTCGCGCCCGAGGCCGTGCGCCCCGCTTTCCAGACCACGAGCCGCTTGCGCTGCGCTACCCGCTCCATCGCCCGTCGCAGACGCCGCCCGTCTTTCGCCCCCTCGATGTACGCCCCGACGACCTCCGTCTCCGGGTCATCGGCCAGGAACTCGAAGAAGTCCGACGCCTCGAGGTCCGCCTGGTTGCCTATGCTCACCACCTTGCTGAAGGCGAGGCCGCGTCCGTGCCCGACGCCGACAAGAAAGCTGCACAGCGACCCGCTCTGCGATACAAACGATATTGGGCCTACGTCCGGCGGCATGGCGGGGAACATCGCCAGGCCCGACTTGGGTACGTAGAGTCCCATGCAGTTCGGGCCCTGAAGCCGCATGCCGGTCCGACGCGCCGCCGCCAGCGCCTCTGCCTCCCGCTGCCGTCCCTCCTCCGTCCCCGCCTCCGAGAAGCCGGCCGTGAAGAGGACGGCCGCCTTCACCCCCTTCTCCGCGCACTCGGCCACGACCGGCACCGCCGCCGCCGTCGGCACGACGATGATCGCGAGGTCGGGCGTCTCG
This genomic window contains:
- a CDS encoding secondary thiamine-phosphate synthase enzyme YjbQ; the encoded protein is MVVSKSISLQTRGNGDASDITDAVARAVAESGVSSGVVTLFCPGSTCGLTTIEYEPGAVADLNQVFDEIVPQNRYYRHNERWGDNNGHSHVRAALVGPSLAVPFVRGALTLGTWQQIVHLDFDIRPRRREVIAQIIGE
- a CDS encoding MFS transporter, whose product is MVVPPDSEVFLPESDAARAESDWAWIRRPIVSLGYPQFRLFWFSNLIVAVGIMVQFTAQGWLIVQLTDSALLLGAVDAVWAVTFGLGSIPMGMLADRFNRRNLLILGNVVALTTAVTIGVLVAFDLVAIWHLLLVSGVGGVLFAVRFPTGQAMTARLVPQEHLMNAISLNSVSHSLPNVAGPAAGGVLIGALGIAAAYFVTTGSYVIALLMMLAVAAAFGRVPQRAASGVVQELREGYDYLVAHKELLRITAAMLIPFVLGQSYVLLLPLFVRQELDAGPETFGALSASLGAGSVIGAMSVATFGKERQIGLLMFAGVLGTGLAAIVYGLSQWAALTGAVLFVAGGSESALFAAYETFLLLRLPDEIRGRVLGLMFTVVAVFPISAVFAGAIADVVGLRALAVIEGIVISAMGWAAWRLVLSRTAPAY
- a CDS encoding CoA-binding protein; this encodes MDDKVAAGGQDACSIKDTAPGAFPAKALFEPESVAVVGVPRTLKPGQIFLLGLLNPGYRGRIYPVNPNAEEIAGLRCYPSVSSLPETPDLAIIVVPTAAAVPVVAECAEKGVKAAVLFTAGFSEAGTEEGRQREAEALAAARRTGMRLQGPNCMGLYVPKSGLAMFPAMPPDVGPISFVSQSGSLCSFLVGVGHGRGLAFSKVVSIGNQADLEASDFFEFLADDPETEVVGAYIEGAKDGRRLRRAMERVAQRKRLVVWKAGRTASGAKAANSHTGSLSGEAEVWSGLLRQVGAIQARDMDEMVDVLVACRYVPPDSGRRIAILAGPGGPAVSASDACEENGLTLAQLSAGTQEVLRAIIPAAGTSVRNPVDMGMVIVGTSEIYYRATEATAMDPNVDALLVIGGAPMGGTMEPYAATISDISRRTGKPIMQSSVGGGEILFDKAFARHGVPSYSSPERALWAYSRATRRVIT